The Sphingopyxis fribergensis genome contains a region encoding:
- a CDS encoding IS3 family transposase (programmed frameshift), whose product MKPKSSRSKLPAEQVVKDIRRKTRRHFSAEDKIRIVLDGLRGDDSIAELCRREGIAQSLYYTWSKEFMEAGKRRLAGDTARAATTDEVKGLRREARDLKECVADLTLENRLLKKHDRGWGRRRMRYPASEKLEIIRIVEQSHLPAKRTLDQLGVARRTFYRWYDRYLEGGPEALQDRPSAPSRVWNRIGNDIQDQIVEMALEQTDLSPRELAVRFTDEKRYFVSEATVYRLLKAHDLITSPAYTVIKAAEAFHTQTTRPNEMWQTDFTYFKIIGWGWVYLSTVLDDYSRYIIAWKLCSTMRAEDVTDTLDMALAASGCDHVNVLHRPRLLSDNGPSYIAGELAEYIEANKMSHVRGAPFHPQTQGKIERWHQTLKNRVLLENYFLPGDLQQQIEAFVEHYNHQRYHESLDNVTPADAYFGRAAAIIERRERIKRKTLEHRRLQHRKLAA is encoded by the exons ATGAAGCCCAAATCCTCAAGGTCCAAATTGCCTGCCGAGCAGGTCGTAAAGGATATCCGCCGCAAGACTCGGCGGCACTTCTCTGCCGAGGACAAGATCAGGATCGTCCTTGATGGCCTGCGCGGCGATGACTCCATTGCCGAGCTGTGCCGCCGCGAAGGGATTGCGCAGAGCCTGTATTACACCTGGTCCAAGGAGTTCATGGAAGCCGGCAAGCGCCGTCTGGCTGGTGACACTGCGCGTGCTGCGACCACGGACGAGGTGAAGGGTCTGCGCCGTGAAGCGCGCGATCTGAAGGAGTGCGTGGCCGATCTCACTTTGGAGAACCGGCTGCTC AAAAAGCATGATCGCGGATGGGGGAGACGAAGAATGAGATATCCCGCATCCGAGAAGCTCGAGATCATCCGGATCGTCGAGCAGTCGCACCTGCCCGCCAAACGCACGCTGGACCAACTCGGTGTGGCACGGCGAACCTTCTACCGCTGGTATGACCGCTACCTCGAAGGTGGGCCGGAGGCGCTTCAGGACCGCCCTTCAGCGCCGAGCAGGGTGTGGAACCGCATCGGAAACGATATCCAGGACCAGATCGTCGAGATGGCGCTGGAGCAGACCGATCTATCCCCGCGCGAGCTGGCAGTGCGCTTCACGGACGAGAAGCGCTACTTCGTGTCCGAAGCCACGGTCTATCGCCTCCTGAAGGCCCACGATCTGATCACCAGCCCGGCCTACACAGTGATCAAGGCCGCCGAGGCGTTCCACACGCAGACCACCCGCCCCAACGAGATGTGGCAGACCGACTTTACCTACTTCAAGATTATCGGATGGGGCTGGGTCTATCTATCGACCGTGCTCGACGATTACTCACGCTACATCATCGCCTGGAAGCTCTGCAGCACCATGCGAGCCGAGGACGTCACTGACACGCTCGATATGGCGCTGGCAGCCTCAGGCTGCGACCACGTCAACGTGCTGCACAGGCCCCGCCTGCTCAGCGACAATGGCCCCAGCTACATCGCTGGGGAACTGGCCGAATACATCGAGGCCAACAAGATGAGCCACGTGCGCGGCGCACCCTTCCACCCACAGACCCAAGGCAAGATCGAGCGCTGGCACCAGACCTTGAAGAACCGCGTACTGCTGGAAAACTACTTTCTGCCCGGTGATCTCCAACAGCAGATCGAGGCCTTCGTCGAGCATTACAACCACCAGCGCTACCACGAGAGCCTCGACAACGTCACGCCCGCCGATGCCTACTTCGGCAGGGCTGCCGCCATCATCGAACGAAGAGAAAGGATCAAGCGAAAGACACTCGAACATCGGCGCTTGCAACACCGCAAGCTCGCCGCCTAA
- a CDS encoding DUF1993 domain-containing protein, which yields MSPTDLLVPTYTHMLQTLAGLLEKARQQCSDSEAEALLAQRLAPDMLPLSAQLRFACLQAQEAVFRLSGQMLPEDLEQLGQEGHNAGERSGSMIEAQTRIGDALSFLGSLEPGAFDGTEDRRVILELPGGPTFDMTGQDYVRDWALPQFYFHVVTAYAILRSRGIEIGKADYVPHMFNHLSVVRTFGTTRGVDQRSVGLVLV from the coding sequence ATGTCCCCGACCGATCTTCTCGTGCCGACATATACGCATATGCTGCAAACGCTCGCGGGATTGCTGGAAAAGGCGCGCCAGCAATGCTCGGATTCAGAAGCCGAAGCGCTCCTTGCCCAACGTCTCGCGCCCGACATGCTCCCCCTGTCAGCGCAGCTGCGGTTCGCCTGTCTGCAGGCGCAGGAAGCCGTATTCCGTCTGAGTGGTCAGATGTTACCGGAAGACTTGGAGCAACTCGGACAGGAAGGGCATAATGCCGGTGAACGGTCGGGATCGATGATCGAAGCGCAAACCCGCATCGGTGACGCCCTATCGTTTCTCGGCAGCCTTGAGCCAGGCGCTTTTGACGGAACCGAGGATAGGCGAGTGATCCTTGAACTGCCGGGCGGTCCAACGTTCGATATGACCGGCCAGGACTATGTCAGGGACTGGGCGCTGCCCCAATTCTACTTCCACGTCGTAACCGCTTACGCGATCCTCAGAAGCCGGGGGATCGAGATTGGCAAGGCCGACTATGTGCCGCATATGTTCAACCATCTGTCCGTCGTCAGAACATTTGGCACAACTCGCGGCGTAGATCAGCGGAGTGTGGGCCTCGTCTTGGTTTGA